One stretch of Pseudoramibacter sp. DNA includes these proteins:
- a CDS encoding AAA family ATPase → MKIKTLHLIAFGKFKDKTIELDDGLNLIYGPNEAGKSTIQAFIEGMLFGFYKPYRKRRTYRETFAQYKPLYSEQYRGALVYVDEMGREIRIERDFLKTRDGVQMFDNITGEDITSTFPYDSVTKQYLPLGYQTINSSIYNNTVNFRQMALKTNADLAKEINDRMIDLANDDHDVSVHHIIDYLDQKKKSIGTFRATKSNYGMAVRHRSELEDRLEQSEEVYQKLRLNQKKILDLNQELSAQKTQYKALQNEEEHQKVKALEAQKSKLEEIKKEGEALEKKLAAYEEKTQQYNVSTYNTLLLLEEDRRQSEAQIERINQEIRTLQTEIEKTSRESEHFKTRLRHFNALQVTKDLEDLKQIQNQYSRTEKRSERYDNLFQAFGHHRNSKLLDLICIVAGVLMILFSSISGSGHLLLGIRVTLMIVGAVLAAFGFWMYFSRHRRIADWEHTALSFDPEDQMAVHLSILMERYNETRSLEALKEKMLGLLKAFSELSESDQKLANLEMQKNSFKQQIQTHQNKIKNDNAESEKILKPLGLSKLEDYQAGLDYERQVMDIKAKLSANQKLYEDLNGENFVRVSDQSDMLEEGKQQKRAVNKKIETIQREIARLEGENKSLSDGVKSPVELREQRDALTQQIRKYEDEIRACDMAESFFVQYSKRSHANQAGSLNEKIGRILYNITHKYHEVRVDDQMNIKVVDPITSNLLELDQLSGGTIDQIYFALRFGLRGIIDRQQVMPFILDDPFVQYDDQRRKDGVVFLSKAAENDQVILLTCSQNEKMILDQEGISYMGISLER, encoded by the coding sequence GTGAAAATAAAGACACTTCATTTAATTGCATTTGGAAAATTTAAAGATAAAACCATTGAATTGGATGACGGACTGAATTTGATTTACGGTCCGAATGAAGCGGGAAAATCAACCATTCAGGCTTTTATTGAAGGGATGCTTTTCGGCTTTTATAAGCCGTACCGAAAACGCCGGACTTATCGGGAGACCTTTGCACAGTACAAACCGCTCTACTCGGAGCAGTACCGCGGAGCGCTGGTTTATGTGGACGAGATGGGACGGGAGATCAGAATTGAAAGAGATTTTCTTAAAACCCGTGATGGGGTGCAGATGTTCGACAATATTACAGGCGAAGACATCACGTCGACCTTCCCCTACGATAGTGTCACGAAACAATATCTGCCTTTGGGATATCAGACGATTAACTCCTCCATCTACAACAATACTGTTAATTTCAGGCAGATGGCCTTAAAGACAAATGCAGATCTGGCCAAAGAAATTAACGACAGAATGATCGATCTGGCGAATGATGACCACGATGTTTCCGTTCATCATATTATTGATTACCTGGATCAGAAAAAGAAAAGCATCGGCACTTTTAGGGCGACGAAATCGAATTACGGCATGGCCGTTCGCCATCGAAGCGAATTGGAAGACCGTTTGGAACAGTCAGAAGAGGTCTATCAGAAACTGCGCCTTAATCAAAAGAAAATATTGGATCTGAATCAGGAACTGAGTGCGCAGAAAACCCAATATAAAGCCCTGCAGAACGAAGAAGAGCATCAAAAGGTCAAAGCTCTTGAAGCACAAAAATCAAAGCTTGAAGAGATCAAAAAAGAGGGAGAAGCTCTTGAAAAAAAACTGGCGGCTTATGAAGAAAAGACGCAGCAGTACAATGTCTCGACTTACAACACATTGCTGCTTCTGGAAGAAGACCGCAGGCAGTCTGAAGCCCAGATTGAACGAATCAATCAGGAGATCAGAACGCTTCAAACAGAAATCGAAAAGACCAGCAGAGAATCCGAACACTTCAAAACGCGGCTGCGTCATTTCAATGCGCTTCAGGTGACGAAAGATCTTGAAGATTTAAAGCAGATTCAAAATCAATACAGCCGGACAGAAAAACGCTCAGAACGTTATGACAATTTATTTCAGGCCTTTGGCCATCACAGAAATTCAAAGCTGTTGGATTTAATCTGTATTGTGGCTGGCGTTTTGATGATTTTATTTTCGTCCATCAGTGGTTCTGGGCATCTTCTTTTGGGAATCCGGGTGACATTGATGATCGTCGGTGCGGTTTTGGCCGCTTTTGGTTTTTGGATGTATTTTTCAAGGCACCGTCGTATTGCAGATTGGGAACATACGGCGCTGAGTTTTGATCCTGAAGATCAGATGGCCGTGCATCTCTCGATATTGATGGAACGCTACAACGAAACCCGGAGTTTAGAGGCGCTGAAAGAAAAAATGCTGGGACTGCTCAAAGCGTTCAGCGAGTTGTCCGAAAGCGATCAGAAACTGGCCAATTTGGAAATGCAGAAGAACAGTTTTAAACAACAGATTCAGACCCATCAAAATAAAATCAAAAATGACAATGCAGAAAGTGAAAAAATATTGAAGCCTCTGGGCCTTTCGAAATTGGAAGACTATCAGGCTGGACTTGATTACGAACGCCAGGTCATGGACATCAAGGCGAAACTTTCGGCAAATCAGAAACTTTATGAAGATTTAAACGGCGAAAACTTTGTCCGGGTTTCGGATCAGTCTGATATGCTGGAAGAGGGAAAACAACAAAAGCGTGCGGTCAATAAAAAGATCGAGACGATTCAGCGGGAAATTGCCAGATTAGAGGGCGAAAACAAAAGTCTTTCTGACGGGGTGAAGTCTCCTGTAGAGCTTCGGGAACAGCGCGATGCGCTCACTCAGCAGATTCGGAAATATGAAGATGAAATTCGGGCCTGCGATATGGCAGAATCGTTCTTTGTTCAGTACAGCAAGCGCAGTCATGCCAATCAGGCAGGCAGTCTGAATGAGAAAATCGGCAGAATATTGTATAATATTACGCATAAATACCATGAAGTGCGCGTGGATGATCAGATGAACATCAAAGTTGTCGACCCGATTACATCCAATCTTCTGGAACTCGATCAATTATCCGGCGGCACGATTGATCAGATTTATTTTGCACTGCGGTTCGGTTTACGGGGGATTATCGACCGTCAGCAGGTTATGCCTTTTATTCTGGACGATCCTTTTGTTCAATACGACGATCAGCGGCGAAAAGACGGCGTCGTGTTTTTGAGCAAGGCTGCCGAAAACGACCAGGTGATTTTGCTGACATGCAGCCAGAATGAAAAAATGATCTTGGATCAGGAAGGCATTTCGTATATGGGGATTAGTCTGGAAAGGTAA
- a CDS encoding AEC family transporter, with protein sequence MISWLLFKEIVVLFIMMGMGWLIVKLKFLKSEDSRILSVVCLYLIVPCMQIEAFQIHFSDQILRGFLLALLSACVMHALLFAGTYGISRPLKLNRVERGSLIYTNAGNLIVPLVTAVLGRQWIIYASGFMFVQALLLWSHGKMMMQPGEKISIKKVLLNINILATLLGAFFFFSRIEIHGIPSSVLYDVSQMLGPVSMISIGMVIAGVKWSQMFKNKRIFMIIAIRMVAFPLLAILILKLLFSQVHIANQSKILLISLLAMAAPSGATIPQMAQIYGGDADYAGMINVVTTLCCIVTMPIMIYIYQL encoded by the coding sequence ATGATATCGTGGCTCTTATTTAAAGAAATTGTCGTCCTTTTTATCATGATGGGAATGGGATGGCTGATCGTCAAATTAAAATTTCTGAAGTCTGAGGATTCGAGAATCCTCTCTGTGGTCTGCCTGTACCTTATCGTCCCCTGCATGCAGATCGAAGCCTTCCAGATTCACTTTTCGGATCAGATTTTAAGAGGCTTTCTTTTAGCGCTGCTTTCAGCCTGCGTCATGCATGCGCTTTTGTTCGCAGGCACTTACGGCATCAGCCGGCCATTAAAATTAAACCGTGTGGAAAGGGGCTCTTTGATTTATACCAATGCTGGCAATCTCATTGTCCCTTTGGTGACAGCGGTTTTGGGGCGGCAGTGGATCATTTATGCCAGCGGTTTTATGTTTGTTCAGGCTCTTTTGCTTTGGTCCCACGGTAAAATGATGATGCAGCCGGGAGAAAAGATCAGTATTAAAAAAGTGTTGTTAAATATCAATATCTTAGCCACCCTTTTAGGCGCTTTCTTCTTTTTCAGCCGCATTGAAATTCACGGCATCCCGAGCTCGGTCTTATACGATGTCTCACAGATGCTCGGCCCGGTCAGCATGATTTCAATTGGTATGGTCATCGCCGGCGTCAAATGGTCTCAGATGTTTAAGAATAAGCGTATTTTTATGATTATTGCAATTCGCATGGTTGCTTTTCCGCTGCTCGCCATATTGATTTTGAAGCTGCTGTTCTCTCAAGTGCATATTGCGAACCAGAGCAAGATTCTTTTAATTTCTTTGCTTGCCATGGCGGCGCCGTCAGGGGCGACCATTCCGCAGATGGCGCAGATTTACGGAGGCGACGCCGATTATGCTGGAATGATTAATGTGGTGACGACTTTGTGCTGCATTGTGACGATGCCAATAATGATTTACATTTATCAATTATAA
- a CDS encoding dicarboxylate/amino acid:cation symporter: MENTAKSGKRGFHISLTTQILLATVGGLVFGSIVGDWASNIKFIGTIFLRLIQMSVVILVMTSVASAVGSGTKGVGKMALHTFKWIIIFTICSAALGVLLSVLIQPGVGVKLTGSVKAAKVQNTSLIDTITNFVPTNVLQSMANGDMIPCIVFALFFGAGMMKYKKDTGKTNIEEFLKGVNVIITNIIEFVMKIAPIGIFCLLADVAGSTGMKVIIPMIKFLGLLLIGDLIQFAVFTPLTAALTKTNLVKYPKKYSKMSIMALTTTSSAVCLPTKMQDEVEKFGVSRRVADFTGPITMSMNSCGAAQCYVAAIFFMAQSTGVTMSAYQIFMAILLSCLMCMGTISVPGGSIIVYTFLASTMGLSMDSIAILIGIDWFAGMFRTVMNVDVDVMVGMLVSGKLGELDHDVFDEKKTVSYEELAE, translated from the coding sequence ATGGAAAACACGGCAAAAAGTGGAAAAAGGGGATTTCACATCTCCCTGACGACGCAGATTTTGCTTGCGACGGTTGGAGGTCTGGTCTTCGGTTCGATTGTAGGAGATTGGGCTTCCAATATTAAATTTATCGGGACCATATTTCTACGGCTGATTCAGATGTCGGTCGTGATCCTCGTCATGACCTCTGTCGCCAGCGCGGTTGGGTCTGGAACAAAAGGCGTCGGAAAGATGGCCCTACACACTTTCAAGTGGATCATTATCTTTACGATTTGCTCCGCAGCCCTTGGAGTGCTTCTCTCTGTTCTGATTCAGCCCGGTGTCGGCGTTAAATTGACAGGGTCCGTCAAAGCGGCAAAGGTCCAAAATACATCACTGATCGATACGATCACGAATTTTGTGCCAACCAACGTTCTGCAGTCGATGGCCAACGGCGATATGATTCCCTGTATCGTTTTTGCGTTATTCTTTGGCGCCGGGATGATGAAGTACAAGAAAGATACTGGCAAGACAAATATTGAAGAATTTCTCAAGGGCGTCAATGTCATTATCACCAATATTATCGAATTTGTCATGAAAATTGCCCCGATCGGTATTTTCTGCCTGCTCGCTGATGTTGCAGGGAGCACAGGCATGAAAGTGATCATCCCGATGATCAAGTTCCTTGGCCTGCTGTTAATTGGCGATTTGATCCAGTTTGCGGTTTTCACCCCATTGACCGCTGCGCTGACCAAAACCAACCTCGTTAAATATCCAAAGAAATATTCTAAAATGTCGATTATGGCATTAACGACGACCTCAAGTGCCGTCTGCCTGCCGACAAAGATGCAGGATGAAGTGGAAAAATTTGGTGTCAGCCGTCGCGTTGCGGATTTTACCGGCCCGATTACCATGTCCATGAACAGCTGCGGTGCGGCGCAGTGCTATGTGGCTGCGATTTTCTTCATGGCACAGTCTACAGGGGTGACCATGAGTGCTTATCAGATTTTTATGGCGATTCTTTTGTCCTGCCTCATGTGCATGGGGACCATCTCGGTTCCGGGCGGATCGATTATCGTCTACACCTTCCTGGCTTCGACGATGGGACTTTCCATGGATTCCATTGCGATTTTAATCGGGATTGACTGGTTTGCAGGCATGTTCCGTACGGTGATGAATGTGGATGTCGACGTGATGGTGGGCATGCTGGTTTCCGGCAAGCTTGGTGAACTCGATCACGACGTTTTTGACGAAAAGAAGACAGTGAGTTACGAAGAACTGGCAGAGTAA
- a CDS encoding 3-deoxy-7-phosphoheptulonate synthase, with protein sequence MQMKFYRKLPTPQELKAEFPLDDHIKKIKEDRDQQIADIFTGKDDRFLLIIGPCSADNETAVLDYTSRLARTAEQVKDKILIIPRVYTNKPRTTGMGYKGMLHQPDPDAKEDMLAGLIAIREMHTRVVKETGLTCADEMLYPENHRYLSDLLSYVAVGARSVENQQHRLVASGIGIPAGMKNPTSGDFSVMMNAMVAAQNSHTFLYRGWEVKSTGNPLAHAILRGYVNRYGRSYPNYHYEDLQALLKAYREKPELKNPAVIIDTNHCNSGKNFLEQIRIAKDVLHSCKHSKDIRKLVKGLMIESYIEDGRQEIGEGTYGKSITDPCLGWEKTEQLIYDLADLV encoded by the coding sequence ATGCAGATGAAATTCTACCGGAAATTGCCGACCCCCCAGGAATTAAAGGCAGAATTTCCGTTGGATGATCATATTAAAAAAATAAAAGAGGACCGCGATCAGCAAATTGCGGATATTTTTACGGGGAAAGACGATCGCTTTCTGTTAATTATCGGGCCGTGTTCCGCGGACAATGAAACAGCCGTTCTGGATTATACCAGCCGTCTGGCGAGAACCGCAGAACAGGTTAAAGACAAGATTTTGATTATTCCCCGGGTTTATACCAATAAGCCCCGGACGACGGGAATGGGCTACAAAGGCATGCTGCATCAGCCCGATCCTGACGCTAAGGAAGATATGCTCGCCGGATTGATCGCCATTCGTGAAATGCACACCCGTGTGGTCAAAGAAACGGGTTTAACCTGCGCAGACGAAATGCTGTATCCGGAAAATCACCGTTATTTGTCAGATTTATTGTCTTATGTCGCAGTCGGTGCGAGGTCGGTTGAAAATCAGCAGCATCGTCTGGTCGCCAGTGGCATCGGAATTCCGGCAGGCATGAAAAATCCGACTTCCGGAGATTTTTCCGTGATGATGAATGCCATGGTCGCAGCGCAGAACAGCCACACGTTCTTATACCGCGGGTGGGAAGTTAAGTCGACGGGAAATCCTTTGGCACACGCCATCTTAAGAGGTTATGTCAACCGTTACGGGCGGTCCTATCCGAATTATCATTATGAAGATCTCCAGGCCTTGTTAAAAGCCTATCGGGAAAAACCGGAATTAAAAAATCCAGCGGTGATCATTGATACCAATCACTGCAATTCAGGAAAGAACTTTTTGGAACAAATCCGCATTGCCAAAGATGTGCTCCACAGCTGCAAACATTCGAAGGATATTCGAAAATTAGTCAAGGGCCTCATGATTGAATCCTATATTGAAGACGGGCGCCAGGAAATCGGGGAAGGCACTTACGGCAAATCGATCACCGATCCCTGTCTTGGATGGGAAAAAACAGAACAGCTTATCTATGATTTAGCCGATCTTGTCTAA
- a CDS encoding helix-turn-helix domain-containing protein: MRYSFEFKLKCIELYRSGRWPETPDGISTHHFHNTIRTWSEIDERFGPEALKHPKHQRKWSPEDKLAVVSQVLAGNSFRSVACLAGIGKGMLYQWVRRYKEEGYNGLVNKRKGKKPKEPSMKKKKSDQPQPLTESEREELIRLREENAYMKAEIAFRKKLIALRREKWAEQHLKAKKQKPSKHSDKKDSN; this comes from the coding sequence ATGCGTTATAGTTTTGAGTTTAAATTGAAATGTATAGAACTTTACAGATCTGGAAGATGGCCCGAAACGCCGGATGGTATTTCTACTCATCACTTTCATAACACTATTCGTACATGGTCAGAAATTGATGAAAGGTTTGGTCCAGAAGCGTTAAAGCATCCAAAACACCAAAGAAAGTGGTCCCCTGAGGATAAATTGGCTGTAGTATCGCAGGTGCTTGCAGGGAATTCATTCCGATCTGTTGCTTGCCTTGCTGGGATTGGTAAGGGTATGCTTTATCAATGGGTGCGCAGATATAAGGAAGAAGGGTATAATGGACTGGTAAACAAACGTAAAGGAAAAAAGCCGAAGGAACCGTCCATGAAGAAAAAGAAATCAGATCAACCACAGCCATTAACGGAATCAGAACGTGAAGAATTAATCCGTCTCAGAGAAGAAAATGCGTACATGAAAGCGGAGATTGCCTTTAGAAAAAAACTGATCGCCTTGAGGCGCGAAAAGTGGGCCGAACAGCATCTCAAGGCGAAAAAGCAAAAGCCGTCGAAGCACTCAGACAAAAAGGATTCCAACTAA
- a CDS encoding IS3 family transposase, with the protein MGRTASQGEKAKAVEALRQKGFQLKYLLKAAGMARSTYYFEIKKPDRVAKRNAALSERIKTIFENHHGRYGVRRIYHELVNQGHKVNHKRVQRLMHQMSLCGKRPKEKYHSYVGTVGKIADNIISRDFNTKAPLEKWTTDVSQFNFSWGKCYLSPILDMHTNEIIAYDLSLSPNMEQIKKMLQQAFKKFPHVEGLIMHSDQGWQYQHWFYRKTLREHGIIQSMSRKGNCYDNCIMETFFGRLKNEMYYGEEKNYKSFEAFSKAIKEYMQYYNNKRIQKKTNWMPPAKYRLASSC; encoded by the coding sequence GTGGGCCGAACAGCATCTCAAGGCGAAAAAGCAAAAGCCGTCGAAGCACTCAGACAAAAAGGATTCCAACTAAAATATTTGCTGAAGGCAGCAGGAATGGCACGTTCTACTTATTACTTTGAAATCAAGAAACCAGACCGCGTTGCCAAACGGAATGCAGCGCTTTCCGAGAGAATCAAAACTATTTTTGAAAACCATCACGGAAGGTACGGGGTCCGAAGAATCTATCACGAGTTGGTGAATCAAGGCCATAAAGTTAATCATAAAAGGGTCCAGAGACTGATGCACCAGATGAGCCTCTGCGGCAAACGTCCAAAAGAAAAATATCATTCCTATGTGGGGACCGTTGGGAAGATTGCTGACAATATCATCAGCAGAGATTTCAACACAAAAGCACCTTTGGAAAAATGGACAACTGATGTAAGCCAGTTCAACTTCTCCTGGGGGAAATGCTACCTTTCTCCCATTCTTGACATGCACACGAACGAGATCATTGCGTACGATTTATCTTTAAGTCCCAACATGGAACAGATTAAAAAAATGCTGCAACAAGCCTTCAAAAAGTTTCCTCATGTAGAAGGACTGATTATGCATTCAGATCAAGGCTGGCAGTACCAACACTGGTTTTATCGAAAAACTTTAAGAGAGCACGGAATTATTCAGTCAATGTCCAGAAAGGGAAATTGCTATGATAACTGCATCATGGAAACCTTCTTCGGACGATTAAAAAACGAAATGTACTATGGCGAGGAAAAAAATTATAAATCATTTGAAGCGTTCAGCAAAGCGATAAAAGAATATATGCAGTATTACAACAACAAGCGGATTCAGAAAAAAACAAACTGGATGCCGCCTGCAAAGTACAGGTTAGCATCCAGTTGTTAA
- a CDS encoding amino acid-binding protein: protein MTKQLSLFTENKRGALKQITGTLKQANININTMLSNDSAEYGIIRMIVDQPDEALKALLDAGYMCRLDDVIAVNMPDTPGSLHVILDALDRGRINIDYLYISYDRKAATPIAILKTSEPETPAYLIGQGFTIAENL from the coding sequence ATGACGAAACAACTCTCTCTCTTCACTGAAAACAAACGGGGCGCGTTAAAACAGATTACCGGCACTCTGAAACAGGCCAACATCAACATCAATACCATGCTCTCTAACGATTCCGCTGAATACGGCATCATCCGCATGATCGTCGATCAGCCTGATGAAGCACTGAAAGCGCTTTTAGACGCCGGCTACATGTGCCGCCTCGACGACGTGATTGCGGTGAACATGCCGGATACCCCCGGCTCACTGCACGTTATTCTCGACGCCCTCGACCGAGGACGGATCAACATCGATTACTTGTACATTTCCTATGACAGAAAAGCGGCCACACCGATTGCGATCTTAAAAACCTCAGAACCTGAAACCCCCGCCTATCTCATCGGACAGGGCTTCACCATCGCTGAAAACTTATAA
- a CDS encoding DUF1638 domain-containing protein yields MKPIILSCGNLLPHVLAAKEKCGVDFPVICLNMNLHAAPKKMREELIMTMSKRIPKDFDTVLVAQGYCGGVWEDVVFDRKVVIPRVDDCVSMALQTTENYSPDLKKKGHYYLFNIMSGLFSPKKLFHKFAKQYGTEKTKEIFDDWFKDYPYLDVVTSECEDTGNQKYQKEIQDSAQLIKAQIQLVPGSNLLIEKLITGRWDDQFVVKQPGERITMDDFFEKNWLDYQASK; encoded by the coding sequence TTGAAACCAATCATTTTATCGTGCGGAAATCTGCTGCCTCATGTTCTGGCAGCAAAAGAAAAATGTGGTGTCGATTTTCCGGTGATTTGTCTGAATATGAATTTGCACGCAGCTCCGAAAAAAATGCGCGAAGAGCTGATCATGACGATGTCGAAGCGCATACCGAAGGATTTTGATACGGTGCTGGTCGCTCAGGGGTACTGCGGCGGCGTGTGGGAAGATGTCGTCTTTGACCGCAAGGTCGTAATTCCCCGTGTCGATGACTGCGTCAGCATGGCCCTTCAAACGACAGAAAACTACAGCCCGGATTTAAAGAAGAAGGGGCATTATTATTTGTTTAATATCATGTCCGGCCTGTTTTCACCGAAAAAATTATTTCATAAATTTGCTAAACAATATGGGACTGAAAAAACCAAAGAGATTTTTGACGATTGGTTTAAGGATTATCCTTATCTCGATGTGGTGACTTCAGAATGCGAAGATACTGGAAATCAAAAATACCAGAAAGAAATCCAGGATTCTGCACAGCTCATCAAAGCGCAGATTCAACTGGTTCCAGGATCAAATTTGCTGATTGAAAAACTGATTACGGGCCGCTGGGACGATCAGTTTGTTGTGAAGCAGCCAGGAGAACGGATTACCATGGATGACTTTTTTGAAAAAAACTGGCTGGACTACCAGGCATCAAAATAA
- a CDS encoding 23S rRNA (pseudouridine(1915)-N(3))-methyltransferase RlmH codes for MKITVLAVGHQKSKALRALQDEYIKRLSAFAKVNVVEVKDEPDRHSERSKEKKHIVDVEAERVLKKINPKDFVVLLDLHGRQWDSVAFSKVLAAWQMQASHIVFVIAGSLGPGEALVKRADERWQLSKLTFTHLMTRILVLEQIYRGFMIHAGRKYHK; via the coding sequence ATGAAGATTACGGTTCTTGCGGTTGGTCATCAGAAATCGAAGGCATTGCGGGCGCTTCAGGATGAATACATTAAAAGGCTTTCAGCTTTTGCAAAGGTCAATGTCGTCGAAGTGAAGGATGAGCCTGACCGCCATTCAGAAAGATCAAAAGAAAAAAAGCACATTGTGGATGTAGAAGCAGAGCGTGTGCTCAAAAAAATAAATCCAAAAGATTTCGTCGTTCTTTTGGATTTACACGGCAGACAGTGGGATTCAGTGGCCTTTTCCAAAGTGTTGGCTGCCTGGCAGATGCAGGCTTCTCATATCGTTTTCGTCATAGCGGGATCATTGGGGCCAGGCGAGGCACTCGTCAAGCGGGCTGACGAAAGATGGCAGCTGTCAAAATTAACATTTACGCACCTGATGACTCGCATCCTCGTACTGGAACAGATTTACAGAGGATTTATGATTCACGCGGGGCGAAAATATCATAAATGA